A genomic region of Sander vitreus isolate 19-12246 chromosome 11, sanVit1, whole genome shotgun sequence contains the following coding sequences:
- the LOC144525094 gene encoding alsin-like isoform X3, producing the protein MENRDESPADEPAHTPPEQGLLHIWQSAGPSTQLCPERVLLSRPVLQATLGEHHGLLLTQGGQVYSFGELLWRDVSIPVSAPVLEVSLLGKTVVRVAAGGFHCGALSEQGNVYMWGENTAGQCGLTERGTVTNITVPEPCPVTVVDSEVVPPAVVRVVDLALGREHSLALSAQNEVWAWGSGCQLGLVTNTFPVWRPQKVEHLAGRHVIQVACGAYHSLALVRSLPPQNSQNPTETRERGRSPHYSVTEREEPFAVDAGHYCPLGVELNEVMTGETSPRRRCPRRKFQSRGRSAGSSPGSAAGSCPFSENGKSNTKQTNLSVGHTHPLTDTDGSPKSHPLSGWEANKNSAFPDETELQNLLQKLSSHSFEMRHTTGPGDTDSLSSYTSDDSCVSSTPSTDLLTSSYKEDSPNKSQNNNGVAVAYSSSPVCLEEVRLCLEAEKQTLQGQKSSSLTNINQKGRAATNRRRSLPGIPTRGSPRQLRSCAYRPSSACWSQVVAAAEEAGDGLPSLETEVWSWGRGSEGQLGHGDQLARLQPLCIKSLTGEEVIKVATGSHHSLALTAHCQVYSWGSNMCGQLGHVNSPVTVPQQAKLSDGLRVWDVSAGQSHSLLLADGDCVQPVLLYCGQQQEPTSAPSPKSHQSQSSRQRSPNSVESYTVRPTLLPFCMEMGYISTVCSGGQSCAVLADQNVMGFISAIHELASRERQFYCWSSTVMERLLTPLRNRESVCPSLGEPCTHLFFSLCESFVRLSVLIGRHSTSLSYFLHDVQGCDVTSLPLLTHAEHFLDIYKEYCSSVGDFHVMGGFRSLHKLSLECLGSKQAMLAQLCVSDQSVSGDVDLVSLLYWPLQQLHQYSRVLLKLAACYDVITTEYQSLHQGCGQYDSLSLSLLRKKKEAETTFLFWKTHSGKTTEVLRLPQRRVLCESSNRSLTLQNAGRFSNHWFILFNDTLVHTQFSTHHVYPLTCLWAKPLTEDSSGLYAITITCPEESFTLVASTPQEKNKWLRSINQAVDQVLGGASQGSSPGMTAMSRTASYTFTGEGRFKDAQYTGSWLAGRVHGRGTMKWPDGRTYSGNFKKGQEDGYGECIIPNKVLKKPDSYQGHWRDGKIHGFGKYKYASGEVYEGCFCDGHRHGYGMLSSGRLTKNSSSVFIGQWVHDRKTGYGVYDDITRGEKYMGLWLEEQRHGSAVVVTQCGVYFEGTFRDNKMCGPGLLMSDDDTVLHGEFSDDWTVNGKGVLSQANGDCLQGLFSGEWTTGLKVVGTYTKPAADEPENKERNSLLRLGQYMVPAGQRWLCVFDECWSRLGCDAPGRGERTVAWDNIAVTITTARRQSPDLSRSQRKVLECLEIIPQHGEPVTTANYDNIRKYLIKACETPHHPLGWLVETLVTAYRMTYVGVGSNRRLLSQAVQEVLAYLTHFYSIVRFLFSGLPDDGGIIPDPPASPSQSRHNSNIAEQYSVVVVSSSSLLLPQLLPRLYPPLFTLYCLQEEQKETQYWERVLRLNKQPDQSLLSFLGVQEKFWPVWMSILGEKKQIVSSSKDACFVSAVETLQQISTTFTPSDKLLVIQKTFEELTQEVKPMLNTNFLWCMDDLLPLFLYVVLRARIRNLGAEVSLIEDLMDPNVQHGEMGLMFTTLKACYIQIQHESAM; encoded by the exons ATGGAGAACAGAGATgagag CCCTGCAGATGAGCCGGCCCACACACCTCCAGAGCAAGGACTGCTCCACATCTGGCAGTCAGCGGGCCCCAGTACGCAACTCTGTCCAGAGAGAGTGCTCCTGTCCAGGCCTGTCCTGCAGGCCACCCTGGGAGAACACCATGGACTCCTGCTGACACAGG GTGGACAGGTGTATTCTTTTGGAGAGCTGTTGTGGAGGGATGTGAGCATCCCGGTGTCTGCTCCGGTGCTGGAGGTCTCTCTGCTGGGGAAGACGGTGGTCCGTGTGGCTGCTGGTGGTTTCCACTGCGGTGCGCTGAGCGAGCAGGGCAATGTCTACATGTGGGGGGAGAACACTGCAGGACAGTGTGGGCTGACCGAGAGGGGCACAGTCACAAACATCACAG TTCCAGAGCCTTGCCCGGTCACAGTGGTGGACAGTGAGGTTGTTCCTCCAGCAGTGGTTCGGGTGGTGGACCTGGCTCTTGGACGGGAGCACAGCTTGGCTTTGTCGGCCCAGAACGAGGTGTGGGCGTGGGGTAGCGGCTGCCAGCTTGGCTTGGTCACCAACACCTTCCCTGTTTGGAGACCACAGAAG gtGGAGCACTTGGCAGGCAGACATGTCATTCAG GTGGCTTGTGGTGCCTATCACAGCCTGGCCCTGGTTCGCAGTTTACCTCCACAGAACAGCCAGAATCCCACTGAGACGAGGGAGCGGGGTCGGTCGCCTCACTATTCAGTGACAGAAAGGGAGGAGCCCTTTGCAGTTGATGCTGGTCACTACTGTCCCCTGGGGGTGGAGCTGAATGAAGTCATGACAGGCGAG ACCTCTCCCAGAAGAAGATGCCCCAGGCGAAAGTTCCAATCTCGGGGAAGGTCAGCTGGAAGCAGCCCTGGCTCTGCAGCCGGTTCATGtccattttctgaaaatggcaaatCTAACACTAAACA GACGAATCTTTCAGTTGGGCACACTCACCCTCTCACTGACACAGATGGCAGCCCCAAGTCTCATCCCCTGTCAGGCTGGGAAGCCAATAAGAACTCTGCTTTCCCTGACGAGACAGAGCTTCAGAACCTCCTTCAGAAACTCTCTAGTCACTCATTCGAGATGCGCCACACCACCGGGCCGGGAGATACCGACTCACTGAGCAGTTACACTTCAG ATGACAGCTGTGTTTCCTCAACTCCTTCCACGGATCTGTTGACTTCGAGTTACAAAGAAGACTCGCCAAACAAGAGTCAAAACAACAA TGGAGTGGCCGTGGCGTACTCCTCCTCCCCAGTGTGTTTGGAAGAAGTTCGGCTTTGTCTGGAGGCGGAGAAGCAGACCCTGCAGGGGCAGAAAAGCTCCAGTCTCACAAATATAAACCAGAAGGGCAGAGCAGCAACAAACAGGAGACGCTCCCTGCCTGGAATACCCACCCGTG gGTCTCCACGGCAACTGCGGTCTTGTGCCTACAGGCCATCCTCTGCTTGTTGGTCCCAGGTTGTTGCTGCAGCAGAGGAGGCTGGAGATGGGCTGCCGTCTCTGGAGACAGAAGTGTGGAGCTGGGGCCGCGGGTCTGAGGGGCAACTGGGCCACGGAGATCAGCTCGCTAG acTCCAGCCTCTGTGTATCAAGTCTTTGACAGGGGAGGAAGTGATCAAAGTCGCCACAGGGTCACACCATTCACTGGCTCTCACTGCTCACTGCCAG GTGTACTCATGGGGCAGCAACATGTGTGGACAGCTCGGTCATGTCAACAGTCCTGTCACTGTACCTCAACAGGCAAAG CTGTCTGATGGTCTTCGGGTTTGGGACGTGTCAGCCGGTCAGAGCCACTCCCTCCTCCTGGCTGACGGAGACTGTGTCCAGCCAGTCCTGTTGTACTGCGGCCAGCAGCAGGAGCCAACGTCAGCGCCGAGTCCGAAGTCCCACCAGAGTCAAAGTTCACGTCAGAGGTCCCCCAACAGTGTGGAGAGTTATACAGTCAGACCCACCCTGCTGCCCTTCTGCATGGAG ATGGGTTACATCAGCACTGTGTGCAGCGGCGGTCAGAGCTGTGCGGTGTTGGCAGACCAGAATGTCATGGGTTTTATCTCAGCTATCCATGAGCTGGCctccagagagagacagttctACTGCTGGTCAAGCACCGTCATGGAGCGCCTCCTCACACCGCTACGCAACAGAG AGAGCGTGTGTCCGTCGTTAGGTGAGCCATGCACTCatctcttcttctccctctgcGAGAGTTTTGTTCGTCTGAGCGTCCTGATCGGTCGACACTCCACGTCACTCAGCTACTTCCTGCATGATGTGCAGGGCTGTGATGTCACTTCCCTTCCCCTGCTGACACATGCTGAGCACTTTCTGGACATCTATAAAGA GTATTGTTCTTCAGTAGGCGACTTCCACGTGATGGGCGGATTCCGATCACTCCATAAACTCTCACT TGAGTGTCTAGGCTCTAAGCAGGCCATGCTTGCTCAGCTGTGTGTATCAGACCAGTCTGTCAGTGGTGATGTTGATCTGGTTTCCTTGTTGTACTGGCCTCTGCAGCAACTCCACCAGTATAGCCGAGTCCTGCTCAAACTGGCAGCCTGTTACGATGTG ATAACTACAGAGTATCAGTCCCTCCATCAGGGCTGTGGTCAGTATGACTCCCTGTCTTTGTCCCTgttgaggaagaagaaggaggcTGAAACCACCTTCCTCTTCTGGAAGACCCATTCTGGAAAAACTACT GAGGTCCTGCGTCTCCCACAGCGTCGTGTGTTGTGTGAAAGCAGCAACAGATCTCTGACTCTGCAGAATGCCGGGCGGTTCTCCAACCACTGGTTCATACTATTCAATGACACACTGGtgcacacacag ttcTCCACACATCACGTCTAccctctgacctgtctgtgggCAAAACCACTTACTGAAGACAGCAGCGGACt CTATGCAATCACAATTACATGTCCAGAGGAGAGTTTCACCCTGGTGGCTTCGACTCCACAAGAAAAG aacAAGTGGCTACGGTCTATTAACCAGGCGGTAGATCAGGTGCTGGGTGGTGCCAGTCAGGGGTCGTCACCAGGGATGACAGCAATGTCTCGCACTGCCTCATACACGTTCACCGGAGAGGGCCGGTTTAAAGACGCCCAATACACCGGGAGCTGGCTGGCAGGACGAGTTcatggcag AGGCACCATGAAGTGGCCAGATGGACGGACCTACAGCGGGAACTTTAAGAAAGGACAGGAGGATGG CTATGGAGAGTGTATAATACCTAACAAAGTGCTGAAGAAGCCAGACAGCTACCAAGGACACTGGAGAGATGGCAAGATCCATGGTTTCGGAAAGTACAA GTATGCCAGTGGTGAGGTGTACGAGGGCTGTTTCTGTGATGGGCACCGGCACGGTTATGGCATGCTGAGCTCCGGGAGGCTGACCAAGAACTCCTCCAGCGTTTTCATTGGCCAGTGGGTCCACGACAGGAAGACGGGATATGGAGTCTACGATGACATCACCAG AGGTGAGAAGTACATGGGACTGTGGTTGGAAGAGCAGCGGCATGGCAGCGCTGTGGTTGTCACCCAGTGTGGTGTGTACTTTGAAGGGACCTTCAGAGACAACAAGATGTGT GGTCCAGGTCTGTTGATGTCAGATGACGACACAGTTTTACATGGGGAGTTTTCTGATGACTGGACTGTCAACGGGAAG GGTGTTTTATCCCAGGCTAACGGTGACTGCCTGCAGGGTCTATTCAGTGGAGAGTGGACCACAGGGCTGAAGGTGGTTGGAACTTACACCAAACCAGCTGCAGATGAACcagaaaacaaagagagaaacagcCTGCT aaGGCTGGGTCAGTACATGGTGCCTGCAGGTCAGAGgtggctctgtgtgtttgaTGAATGTTGGAGTCGACTGGGCTGTGACGCTcctgggagaggagagaggactgTGGCCTGGGACAACATCGCTGTTACCATAACAACTGCACGAAGACAAAG cccagATCTCAGTAGGTCTCAGCGTAAAGTATTGGAGTGTTTGGAGATCATTCCTCAGCACGGAGAACCGGTGACCACCGCAAACTATGACAACATACGAAAATACCTCATCAag gcgtGTGAGACCCCTCACCACCCTCTGGGCTGGCTGGTGGAGACATTGGTGACGGCCTACAGGATGACTTACGTCGGTGTGGGATCCAACCGCAGGCTGCTCAGCCAGGCCGTCCAGGAGGTTCTGGCCTACCTTACACATTTCTACAGCATTGTCAG GTTTCTGTTTTCTGGGTTACCAGATGATGGCGGCATCATCCCAGACCCCCCTGCCTCTCCATCTCAAAGCAGACATAACTCTAACATAGCAGAGCAATA CAGTGTTGTGGTGGTGAgctcctcctctctgctcctGCCTCAGCTGCTTCCTCGACTCTACCCTCCTCTCTTTACCCTGTACTGCCTGCAGGAGGAGCAGAAGGAGACCCAGTACTGGGAGCGCGTCCTCAGACTCAACAAACAGCCCGACCAGTCACTGCTCAGCTTCCTGGGAGTGCAGGA GAAGTTCTGGCCTGTGTGGATGTCAATTCTGGGAGAGAAAAAGCAG ATTGTGTCCAGCAGTAAAGATGCCTGCTTTGTTTCTGCTGTAGAGACACTCCAACAAATCAG CACCACCTTCACTCCGTCAGACAAACTCCTCGTCATCCAGAAGACATTTGAGGAACTGACCCAGGAAGTAAAACCTATGCTGAATACCAACTTCCTGTGGTGCATGGATGACctgctccctctcttcctctatgTTGTGCTCAGGGCAAG